Proteins encoded within one genomic window of Prosthecobacter fusiformis:
- a CDS encoding M12 family metallopeptidase produces MKWEDGRVPFIFKPEVTNDERLIFRRCIRAWQRFGNLRFVDLANQGPSGDYLEVQRNDLRFFDLVKDVNYAWIGRSGGMQPMSIHNWDDSTVVHEMGHTLGFIHEQMRSDRDDYVTLNFGLINGFTTINFAIEPNAVKHTAYDLDSIMHYHSKAFIDSWKTGDTITANAPNQEKTHTMGLNLWYPPHPEDKLKGSIGVITAMLSDGDRAAIATEYGQPTQVKGIVSLPNGSKLKGVRASLQSVGNDNDEHAFINLITATGESVRHTDENGEFLFEGIPTGQFKITLTKAGYTFGSAYYFTGGASPYDQTREYVAGGSLTMPPVVSLSYPAEGKSYKIFNALTGYAKASNSSGLQDIQFRLKSDNKWWNWVTPGFGAEGAAFNEALNARPETITNDNWAINSSFMSGLADGVYRLEVRGRDLAGNVSEWVGSTYTLDRQAPVIANNPVNGGGTFFDFETLPVGGTISDTLDPEPVVDFTICENNSGTDRYWTGSSWTNNDLDPSIKLPALVQGGRWHPLSASSLPPRALLQPGAFYVVARATDRAGNSTTTAYLDMQRSPVDTTVPDAVTFTSFTNGQSFGDHFMPVLTGTATDAESYIKGVRVYLMRLVPGQEGESDTFKYWSGEEWFDAGADPDRQAHLEASYDPATHVWAAPALDYRLPAGPDELPAGTYKVQATAFNRESPQGTRLVEQTFYIATNGPQISITAPSHNGFVNNNWTLSGTVTDRTNTGFENNRVNLTIYRQSDGKFWSGTHWVTGDPELHAAIQNGNTWTYPGDQSGESLPTGEDTYAVSAYVRDGNGISSISTPGGLAGNNQILFKIDTTPPACVIASPANNQAITTSSLASSFFNGTATDSSGQPQMKLFIKRLLDGSYWGKTDWGSLVWPATALPAVYPGGTQSTAWTLNTAFPCINQFYWGMANGNYELIAEARDIAGNVSRTSVNLVVDYNPVWLRPQDELVYKLPDQTPPIAASGIASTQPHVVEPWQDGMPGYMKTLIPMSFKADNQGRYFVGNEVKDTYYNYGTTFDIYHGIIQRLGTGGWRRQRTTYSTTTGTFPNQVTTYYESWGPGQDIAISELEYRAVNANPTVIKTDDQGNTYAAFTLNFFTEYGSTYGPELYRSGSALLVKFDADGDLVWRVYVPPANTEGWLAEIAITHLDILPDGSLSVIVVNNTALTQHSPYYRIRTAVVRLNADGTTESVIQFGQSEDGDNNIPYIQSRVVDATVDSAGNTFLITNETVQNLGYSRQVLRKIDSSGDVLNQVVTSLCDAPEVWSALSTDAVGNVYVVSTFQISTGDGRPAVTKFDSSLNFQWRAFGLPNSVNVEYGITGSYDLHVGPLGITVLHDIVGDDETEFAHRHPQFLRFSLSGDLLWARAVQRPSNSSVQGDDSVQFMEVTTAGDTLFLGYFGPDAVYGKISNAGDIQFYRTISEAEEEATAQRTTLLPNGKLAALFHDQVGNNPGQQTIREFANPASVNLPVTLDPLLPADQDLLTGNTVTLKVINRGSIATSYQWRKKNQAGTHHNIDGATADTLVLEDIALTAAGEYSCVVTNGSGPVTSRIATLTVVQAVPFDVALDSPDRTWTTGANSTPAWFGFGGTPSYDGVDAASSGVVGRSESTTIETIVDGPATISFWSKADMEDFQDNFFFYIDGEMVSGSYWAYDWRKETHEIEGDGPHTLSWVFSRSSTSNEGVTHKAWLDAFAIAGQMSLGEGLDNATLTFTTGGTDYEGDPLPAGTGWKAVSSPEPAHDGVDSASSGEIFNDEESWMETTVTGPGTLDFWWKVSSDPSDRLKLGIDEVYSYGSISGQQDWVHMIVPIPTSGTHTIRWSYVKNEFTNGGLDTAWVDQVVFTPGTPVIATAPSFTSQPASRLGIVGGSVAFSPVVSGSPTITYQWKKAGKDILTAKSLGLVLQNLKSTDVSSYLLRATNPQGSTDSQMAYLGLATRGPAAVTVKEGAALSLSATATVPVGAVINEYIWLLDGDPLGDGVLHGATISGSGSKSLKITNMNALLAGAFTCQMRMGPKTPATSNWAPVYGNNGDTNVSVIEKPVISTPVLPSHIVSETVDIPILVSNSPTKVSVSGLPAGVVYNTITRKLTGKATAPNKMVKGIAQPYQIKISATNTAGTVVAGPFPWNITSLDTRAEGSYNALIDRNLALNGTTGNTHGFGGTFKTTITNTGALSGTLKLGSVSYSFKGALNAYQPTVDDEDVNPTASITITRKSPLPSIGITLDFDLTAGSVTGTVTAGAALAPLNGCKAIISTAYEGLHNAALFIDPTLTTNTDYPQGSGYATLKVSKTAVVTWGGKLSDSTAIVGSFPVGVGGLVPLNAMMYSNTGSVQGWVTITSSNHHVDGSVNWYKAQQNTTFSYKAGIPPHNLTVTGGLYEPKNVSLYSMLGLSAGEANTQTAFSKGGLGSPLTKTFKITADNKLTVPVHDIALSLKITPATGLITGSFTQPGLTLSKPRKATVYGAIIPRLNKGHGFFVLPELPTPPATTAPILSGKVEIGAP; encoded by the coding sequence AGTCTTCCCAACGGCTCCAAACTCAAAGGAGTTCGTGCCAGCCTGCAGTCCGTCGGCAATGACAACGACGAACATGCTTTCATCAATCTCATCACAGCGACCGGAGAAAGTGTTCGTCATACCGATGAGAATGGGGAGTTTCTTTTCGAAGGCATCCCGACGGGCCAGTTCAAAATCACCCTCACTAAAGCTGGTTATACTTTTGGAAGTGCCTATTACTTCACGGGAGGTGCTTCCCCCTATGACCAGACTCGGGAATATGTTGCGGGCGGCTCTCTGACCATGCCTCCAGTCGTCTCCCTCAGCTATCCTGCGGAAGGCAAGTCTTACAAGATTTTCAATGCTCTCACAGGATATGCCAAGGCCTCCAACAGTTCAGGTCTTCAGGACATCCAGTTCCGTCTGAAAAGCGACAATAAATGGTGGAATTGGGTCACTCCTGGTTTTGGTGCTGAGGGGGCTGCCTTCAATGAGGCACTCAACGCCCGGCCCGAAACCATAACAAATGACAATTGGGCCATCAATTCCAGTTTCATGAGTGGCTTGGCGGACGGCGTCTATAGGCTGGAAGTCCGTGGGCGTGATTTGGCTGGCAATGTGTCTGAATGGGTAGGTTCCACCTACACCCTGGACCGTCAGGCACCCGTGATCGCCAATAATCCAGTGAACGGAGGCGGCACTTTCTTTGATTTTGAAACCCTGCCCGTGGGAGGCACGATTTCAGACACACTGGATCCTGAGCCTGTGGTGGATTTTACGATTTGTGAGAACAACAGCGGCACTGACCGGTACTGGACAGGCAGCTCTTGGACAAACAATGACCTGGATCCCAGCATCAAGCTCCCTGCCCTGGTGCAGGGAGGACGTTGGCACCCGCTTTCAGCAAGCTCATTGCCCCCGCGTGCACTGTTGCAGCCAGGTGCTTTCTATGTCGTAGCCCGAGCAACGGATCGTGCAGGCAACTCGACAACGACAGCCTATCTGGACATGCAGCGCAGCCCAGTGGACACGACCGTTCCGGATGCTGTCACCTTCACTTCATTCACGAACGGGCAAAGCTTTGGTGACCATTTCATGCCAGTGCTGACCGGCACTGCCACGGATGCTGAAAGTTACATCAAAGGCGTGCGGGTTTATCTCATGCGACTGGTTCCAGGCCAGGAAGGAGAGTCCGATACTTTCAAATATTGGTCGGGAGAGGAGTGGTTTGATGCAGGAGCCGATCCCGACCGGCAGGCCCATCTGGAGGCTTCCTATGATCCTGCCACCCATGTCTGGGCTGCACCGGCTTTAGACTACCGTCTGCCAGCCGGTCCGGATGAGCTGCCTGCGGGCACTTACAAAGTGCAGGCTACAGCGTTTAACCGCGAAAGCCCACAAGGCACGCGACTGGTGGAACAGACCTTTTACATCGCCACTAATGGCCCCCAAATCAGCATTACGGCCCCTTCCCACAATGGCTTCGTCAATAATAACTGGACGCTTTCAGGCACGGTCACGGATCGTACCAATACGGGCTTTGAGAACAATCGTGTCAACCTGACGATCTATCGTCAAAGCGACGGCAAATTTTGGAGCGGAACCCATTGGGTCACGGGAGATCCCGAACTGCATGCCGCGATCCAAAATGGCAACACCTGGACCTACCCGGGGGACCAATCTGGTGAGAGCCTGCCCACGGGTGAAGACACATATGCCGTCAGCGCCTACGTCCGGGACGGCAATGGCATCTCCTCCATCTCGACTCCAGGAGGCCTGGCTGGGAATAACCAAATCCTCTTCAAGATCGACACCACTCCGCCTGCGTGCGTCATTGCTTCCCCTGCTAACAATCAAGCCATCACGACTTCCTCCCTGGCGAGCTCCTTCTTCAATGGCACGGCCACAGATTCATCCGGCCAGCCACAGATGAAGTTGTTTATCAAACGGCTGCTGGACGGATCCTATTGGGGGAAAACCGATTGGGGTTCTCTCGTCTGGCCCGCCACAGCATTGCCTGCCGTTTATCCTGGTGGCACCCAGTCCACCGCGTGGACATTGAATACCGCCTTTCCGTGCATTAACCAATTTTACTGGGGGATGGCCAATGGTAACTATGAACTCATCGCCGAGGCTCGAGACATCGCAGGGAATGTATCCAGAACGAGTGTCAATTTGGTGGTTGATTACAATCCCGTCTGGCTGCGTCCGCAGGATGAACTGGTCTACAAACTGCCGGACCAAACACCGCCTATCGCCGCCAGTGGTATCGCAAGCACCCAGCCCCATGTCGTCGAACCATGGCAGGATGGAATGCCTGGGTATATGAAGACTCTGATTCCGATGTCCTTCAAGGCAGACAACCAAGGTCGCTATTTCGTCGGTAACGAAGTCAAGGACACTTATTATAATTACGGCACCACGTTCGACATTTACCATGGCATCATCCAACGGCTCGGAACGGGCGGATGGAGACGCCAGCGCACGACTTACTCCACGACGACAGGCACCTTTCCAAACCAGGTCACGACTTATTATGAAAGCTGGGGGCCTGGACAGGATATTGCCATCAGTGAACTGGAATATCGGGCGGTCAATGCCAACCCAACCGTGATCAAAACGGATGATCAGGGCAATACGTACGCAGCTTTCACACTGAATTTTTTCACGGAGTACGGCTCAACGTACGGCCCGGAACTCTACCGGAGCGGCAGTGCTTTGCTCGTTAAATTTGACGCTGACGGTGACCTCGTCTGGCGTGTTTATGTGCCACCTGCAAATACGGAAGGCTGGCTGGCTGAAATTGCCATTACCCATCTCGATATTCTGCCAGACGGTTCATTGAGCGTCATTGTTGTCAATAATACTGCACTCACCCAGCACTCCCCTTATTACCGTATTCGAACTGCTGTGGTGCGTCTGAATGCTGATGGGACGACGGAATCCGTCATTCAATTTGGGCAGTCGGAAGATGGGGACAACAACATTCCTTACATCCAGAGCCGCGTGGTGGATGCCACGGTGGATTCGGCGGGAAATACTTTCCTCATCACCAATGAAACGGTTCAAAACCTAGGCTATTCTAGACAAGTGCTGCGAAAAATCGATTCTTCCGGCGACGTGTTGAATCAAGTCGTCACCAGTCTGTGTGATGCACCGGAAGTCTGGTCAGCTTTGTCCACGGATGCGGTTGGAAATGTTTATGTCGTAAGCACTTTCCAGATCTCCACAGGGGATGGACGCCCGGCGGTCACCAAGTTTGATTCCTCGCTGAACTTTCAGTGGCGCGCCTTTGGCCTGCCTAACAGCGTGAATGTCGAGTATGGCATTACGGGGTCATATGATCTGCATGTGGGGCCTCTGGGCATCACAGTTCTTCATGACATCGTGGGTGATGATGAAACGGAATTTGCTCACAGACATCCTCAGTTTCTGCGTTTCTCTTTGAGCGGTGATCTTTTGTGGGCTCGCGCAGTGCAACGTCCATCTAACTCATCCGTCCAAGGTGATGACTCTGTGCAATTTATGGAAGTGACCACTGCCGGAGACACTCTTTTCCTCGGCTACTTTGGGCCTGATGCTGTTTACGGCAAAATCAGCAATGCCGGAGACATCCAATTTTACCGCACCATTTCTGAGGCAGAAGAGGAAGCCACCGCTCAGCGCACAACCCTTTTACCCAATGGCAAACTGGCCGCATTGTTTCACGACCAAGTCGGCAACAACCCCGGCCAGCAGACTATCCGGGAATTCGCGAATCCAGCCAGTGTTAACCTCCCTGTCACTCTGGATCCTTTGCTCCCCGCAGACCAGGATCTACTAACAGGAAATACGGTGACTTTGAAAGTCATCAATCGCGGCAGTATCGCCACCTCCTACCAGTGGCGTAAAAAAAACCAGGCTGGCACTCACCATAATATCGACGGAGCGACGGCTGATACGCTGGTCTTGGAAGACATCGCGCTGACAGCGGCTGGAGAATACAGTTGTGTGGTCACCAACGGATCCGGCCCAGTGACTTCTCGCATAGCCACGTTAACAGTGGTGCAAGCGGTGCCCTTCGATGTGGCGTTGGACAGTCCTGACCGCACATGGACAACCGGGGCAAATTCAACGCCTGCCTGGTTTGGTTTTGGCGGAACGCCGAGCTATGACGGGGTCGATGCTGCCTCTTCAGGGGTGGTCGGCCGCTCCGAAAGCACCACTATCGAAACCATCGTCGATGGACCTGCCACCATCAGTTTTTGGTCGAAAGCAGATATGGAAGACTTCCAGGATAATTTCTTTTTCTACATTGATGGAGAAATGGTCTCAGGATCTTATTGGGCTTACGATTGGCGGAAGGAAACTCATGAAATTGAAGGTGACGGCCCCCATACTTTAAGCTGGGTCTTTTCTCGCAGCAGCACGAGTAATGAAGGGGTCACGCACAAGGCTTGGCTGGATGCCTTCGCGATTGCTGGTCAGATGTCCCTTGGCGAAGGTTTGGACAATGCAACCCTGACTTTCACCACCGGCGGGACAGACTACGAAGGAGACCCCCTGCCTGCGGGCACGGGGTGGAAAGCAGTCAGTTCCCCAGAGCCCGCTCATGACGGTGTGGATTCAGCCTCCAGTGGTGAGATCTTTAATGACGAGGAATCGTGGATGGAGACCACAGTGACGGGTCCGGGCACTCTCGACTTCTGGTGGAAGGTCTCTTCCGATCCTTCTGACCGTCTGAAACTGGGCATTGATGAAGTGTATTCCTACGGATCTATTTCCGGTCAGCAGGACTGGGTGCACATGATCGTGCCCATTCCAACGTCGGGGACACATACCATACGTTGGTCTTATGTGAAGAATGAGTTCACGAATGGAGGGCTGGATACAGCCTGGGTGGACCAGGTCGTGTTCACTCCAGGAACTCCGGTGATTGCTACGGCACCATCCTTCACGTCACAGCCAGCGTCACGGCTAGGCATTGTAGGCGGCTCAGTCGCCTTTTCACCCGTGGTCAGCGGGTCACCAACGATCACTTATCAATGGAAAAAAGCGGGCAAGGATATCCTAACTGCCAAGAGTCTGGGTCTCGTCCTGCAAAATTTGAAAAGCACCGACGTCAGTAGCTATCTGCTGAGGGCAACGAATCCCCAGGGCAGCACGGATTCCCAGATGGCCTATCTTGGACTCGCGACACGTGGTCCTGCGGCTGTCACGGTCAAAGAGGGGGCGGCTCTCTCGCTCAGCGCTACAGCCACCGTGCCAGTGGGCGCTGTGATCAATGAATACATTTGGTTGCTGGATGGTGACCCTCTCGGAGATGGTGTCCTCCATGGTGCCACGATCAGTGGAAGTGGAAGCAAGAGCCTAAAAATCACAAACATGAATGCCCTGCTTGCGGGTGCGTTTACTTGTCAAATGCGCATGGGTCCCAAGACACCTGCGACATCCAATTGGGCACCCGTTTACGGCAACAATGGTGATACCAATGTATCGGTCATCGAAAAACCGGTGATTTCTACACCTGTTTTGCCTTCACACATTGTGAGTGAGACGGTGGACATTCCCATCCTGGTTTCAAATAGTCCGACGAAAGTATCCGTGTCAGGATTGCCTGCGGGTGTTGTTTACAATACCATCACTCGTAAGCTGACCGGCAAGGCCACAGCGCCTAACAAAATGGTCAAAGGCATCGCCCAGCCTTATCAGATAAAGATCAGTGCCACCAATACCGCGGGGACCGTCGTCGCCGGCCCGTTTCCTTGGAATATCACGTCGTTGGATACGCGGGCAGAGGGCAGCTACAATGCCCTTATTGATCGTAACCTTGCGCTCAATGGCACTACCGGTAACACCCACGGTTTTGGAGGCACCTTTAAAACGACGATCACGAATACCGGAGCCCTGTCTGGCACTCTTAAGCTGGGTAGCGTTTCATATTCATTCAAAGGCGCGTTGAATGCTTATCAGCCAACCGTTGACGATGAAGACGTTAATCCAACGGCCTCCATCACCATCACGCGGAAGTCTCCGCTGCCATCCATCGGCATCACTCTGGATTTTGATCTGACTGCGGGCAGTGTGACTGGCACAGTCACTGCCGGTGCTGCGTTAGCACCGCTTAACGGATGTAAGGCTATCATTTCTACAGCCTATGAAGGACTGCACAATGCCGCGCTTTTCATTGATCCAACTCTAACCACCAATACTGACTATCCGCAGGGCAGCGGTTACGCCACCCTCAAGGTCAGTAAAACGGCGGTCGTCACCTGGGGCGGTAAACTGTCTGACAGCACTGCCATCGTGGGCAGCTTCCCAGTGGGTGTTGGAGGCCTCGTTCCATTGAATGCGATGATGTATAGCAACACAGGCAGCGTGCAGGGCTGGGTGACGATTACATCTTCCAATCACCATGTGGATGGCTCAGTGAATTGGTATAAGGCGCAGCAGAACACTACCTTCAGCTACAAAGCTGGTATTCCACCTCACAATCTGACAGTCACCGGTGGTCTATACGAGCCAAAGAACGTCAGTCTATACAGCATGCTGGGCCTTAGTGCGGGTGAGGCAAATACCCAGACAGCCTTTTCGAAGGGAGGCCTGGGCTCGCCCCTGACAAAAACCTTCAAGATCACGGCGGATAACAAACTCACTGTCCCTGTCCATGACATTGCGCTGAGCCTCAAAATAACTCCCGCCACAGGTCTCATCACCGGCAGCTTTACCCAACCTGGGCTAACTTTGAGCAAGCCGCGCAAGGCTACGGTTTATGGGGCCATCATTCCCCGGCTCAACAAAGGTCATGGCTTCTTCGTTTTACCTGAACTGCCCACACCTCCGGCCACCACCGCACCTATTTTAAGTGGGAAGGTGGAGATCGGCGCACCTTAA
- the fmt gene encoding methionyl-tRNA formyltransferase — MRILFIGTGDIGLPSLEWLIYTPKHQVVGVVTQPDKPAGRKLVLTPPQTKVRAQAAGIPVLQPLKIRHAVEELKAFNADVAVVVAYGQILSRDVLNVPKLACLNIHASLLPKYRGASPIQAAIRAGDAETGVTIMHMDEGLDTGDILLMDRVTIEPTDTGGTLHDKLALAAPSSLEEALDLIASGPAPRKAQDNALATHCGKLKREDGRLDWTRPAVELEFLIRAYNPWPGTFTLLPGDKPAPLKVHRARVIPEAESCPAPGTVVSSDPKTGLIVACGQGLLALEEVQAEGGKKMAAGDFLRGKGLETGLLLG, encoded by the coding sequence ATGCGTATCCTTTTCATTGGAACCGGGGACATCGGACTGCCCTCGCTGGAATGGCTGATCTATACCCCCAAACATCAAGTGGTGGGCGTGGTCACTCAGCCGGATAAACCGGCGGGGAGAAAGCTAGTGCTCACGCCGCCGCAGACGAAGGTGCGCGCGCAGGCCGCAGGCATCCCAGTCCTCCAACCCCTGAAAATCCGCCATGCAGTGGAGGAGCTAAAGGCATTCAATGCGGATGTGGCTGTCGTCGTTGCCTATGGTCAGATCCTCTCCCGCGATGTGCTGAATGTGCCCAAGCTGGCCTGCCTGAACATTCACGCTTCGCTTTTGCCCAAGTATCGCGGAGCTTCACCCATCCAGGCCGCCATCCGCGCTGGCGATGCTGAAACCGGAGTGACCATCATGCACATGGATGAGGGGCTGGATACGGGAGACATCCTGCTGATGGATCGTGTGACTATCGAACCAACCGATACAGGCGGCACGCTGCATGATAAATTAGCCCTGGCTGCCCCCTCCAGCCTGGAGGAAGCCTTGGACCTCATTGCCTCCGGCCCTGCACCCAGAAAAGCGCAGGATAATGCCCTGGCCACTCACTGTGGAAAACTGAAGCGTGAGGATGGCCGTCTGGACTGGACCCGCCCCGCAGTGGAACTGGAATTTCTAATCCGTGCCTACAATCCCTGGCCGGGAACCTTCACCCTTCTTCCAGGGGATAAACCTGCCCCGCTGAAGGTGCATCGCGCCCGTGTCATACCCGAGGCTGAATCCTGTCCCGCTCCGGGAACGGTGGTCAGCAGTGATCCGAAAACAGGACTCATCGTCGCCTGCGGCCAAGGCCTGCTAGCCCTCGAAGAAGTGCAGGCCGAAGGTGGCAAAAAGATGGCAGCGGGAGATTTTCTGAGAGGCAAAGGTCTGGAGACGGGCCTTCTGCTGGGGTGA
- a CDS encoding adenylate kinase family protein, which produces MAESTPRFRTLLILGAPGSGKGTQGKVLGSIPRFHHLACGDVFRSLDTRTTLGQKFVEYSSRGELVPDDITVQLWRGNIRQRVDGHQFKPEIDFLVLDGIPRNVDQAKFMEEDIEVLKVFHLSCPDRTELARRLRKRALKDNRFDDANESVIQQRFATYEAETKPILEYYKGDRIVEIDASQPPAKVLYDILAGVMTLQAWRDIEQMKV; this is translated from the coding sequence ATGGCTGAATCCACCCCTCGTTTTCGCACTCTTCTTATCCTTGGCGCTCCCGGCAGCGGCAAGGGAACGCAGGGGAAAGTGCTCGGCTCCATTCCGCGTTTTCATCATCTGGCCTGCGGGGATGTCTTCCGCTCTCTGGATACTCGCACGACATTGGGACAGAAGTTTGTCGAATATTCCAGCCGGGGTGAACTGGTGCCAGATGACATCACAGTGCAGCTCTGGCGGGGAAACATCAGGCAGCGGGTGGATGGCCATCAGTTCAAGCCGGAGATTGATTTCCTGGTGCTGGATGGCATCCCTCGTAATGTGGATCAAGCGAAGTTTATGGAAGAAGACATCGAGGTGCTGAAGGTCTTTCACCTCTCCTGTCCAGACCGCACCGAACTCGCCCGGCGGCTGCGCAAACGTGCACTGAAAGACAACCGCTTCGATGACGCCAATGAATCCGTGATTCAGCAGCGATTCGCCACCTATGAGGCGGAGACCAAGCCGATCCTGGAATACTATAAGGGCGACCGCATTGTGGAGATCGATGCCAGCCAGCCTCCCGCCAAGGTTCTCTATGACATCCTCGCCGGTGTGATGACACTCCAGGCCTGGCGTGACATTGAGCAAATGAAGGTATAA
- a CDS encoding glycosyltransferase family 9 protein: MERKKPRILVIRGGAIGDFILTLPAIRLIRETFSGCHLEVLGYPGIMDLALKAGLADSMRSLEHRSMALLFAKGATIDPALVEYLLSFNVVVSYLFDPDGILRGQLEGMGVKTLLECPHSIRPGQGHAAQQLAKPLEKLAMYLEEPEWRKPVLAPAEPAVEPKRIALHLGSGSTKKNWPVENWAQVMAALQQEIGAVELVLITGEAELERGVNVAAFRAEDHWHALPLPELADRLGTCGFFLGHDSGISHLAAACGVPCLLLFGPTDPALWAPPQAGVTVIQAEKGEWQHLKPEQVTAALMARLDEIR; the protein is encoded by the coding sequence ATGGAGCGCAAGAAGCCGCGCATCCTGGTCATCCGCGGAGGGGCTATCGGAGATTTTATTCTGACGCTGCCCGCTATCCGGCTGATCCGTGAAACTTTCTCCGGATGCCATCTGGAGGTGCTGGGGTATCCGGGCATCATGGATCTGGCGTTGAAAGCGGGGCTTGCAGATTCGATGCGCAGCCTGGAGCACCGGTCCATGGCGCTGCTCTTTGCCAAAGGGGCCACCATTGACCCGGCTCTGGTGGAATATCTGCTGAGCTTCAATGTCGTGGTAAGCTACCTCTTTGACCCCGATGGCATCTTGCGTGGCCAGCTTGAGGGCATGGGAGTGAAAACGCTGCTGGAATGCCCCCACTCAATCCGCCCTGGACAAGGTCACGCCGCGCAGCAACTGGCCAAACCTCTGGAGAAACTAGCGATGTATCTGGAGGAGCCCGAATGGCGAAAGCCCGTGCTTGCGCCAGCCGAGCCAGCGGTAGAACCGAAACGCATCGCTCTGCATCTGGGCAGCGGCTCAACCAAAAAAAACTGGCCGGTGGAAAACTGGGCTCAGGTGATGGCGGCACTTCAGCAAGAGATCGGCGCGGTGGAACTGGTGCTCATTACGGGGGAGGCGGAGCTGGAGCGCGGGGTAAATGTAGCGGCATTTCGCGCTGAGGATCACTGGCATGCCCTGCCACTGCCAGAGCTGGCGGACAGGCTGGGGACCTGCGGTTTTTTCCTGGGCCATGATAGCGGCATTTCCCATTTGGCGGCGGCGTGCGGGGTACCGTGCCTGCTGCTTTTTGGCCCGACGGACCCGGCGCTGTGGGCTCCACCGCAAGCGGGAGTGACCGTGATCCAAGCAGAAAAAGGCGAGTGGCAGCATCTAAAACCGGAGCAGGTGACCGCTGCGCTGATGGCAAGATTGGATGAAATCCGATAA
- a CDS encoding helix-turn-helix transcriptional regulator, with amino-acid sequence MASFPSTYQLKASELDEVYVAESNIEEHGLVVESHYVPLVPWVQGSTTTRTVRPGFYMHWADEFFDRELRLRCNEELDFYVITFALEGHWQEISGARRRTYDRHAGTMALIRFSQSKEHRAMPTAQAKQARHLTVAIEGSQLRHWLTDRELTEHPQWRRFLNGEGDPCIVAPLTPRARLVVEQIQNCPFQGACRALSMEARCLDLIVEMIVALSPAPLLSSRRLTSQDQERIYAAAELLRKSLEAPPTLMELATRVSLSESKLKSGFHQVFGTTTFGYLRQQRLEKARLLLERGDCTILDASHMVGISNPSHFATLFKQQFGMNPKQFQLNATRQK; translated from the coding sequence ATGGCTAGCTTCCCCAGCACCTACCAACTCAAGGCGTCAGAGCTGGACGAAGTTTATGTGGCAGAATCCAACATTGAGGAACATGGACTCGTTGTGGAGTCCCACTATGTACCCCTGGTTCCCTGGGTGCAGGGCAGCACCACGACCCGCACGGTCCGCCCCGGCTTTTACATGCATTGGGCGGATGAATTCTTCGACCGGGAGTTGCGTCTCCGCTGCAATGAAGAGCTGGACTTTTACGTCATCACCTTTGCACTGGAGGGCCACTGGCAGGAGATTTCCGGCGCACGCCGCCGCACCTATGACCGCCACGCCGGCACCATGGCACTCATCCGTTTCAGCCAGTCCAAGGAGCATCGTGCCATGCCCACCGCCCAGGCCAAGCAGGCGCGGCACCTCACCGTCGCCATCGAGGGTAGCCAGCTCCGCCATTGGCTCACGGATCGGGAGCTGACGGAGCACCCGCAATGGCGCCGGTTCCTCAATGGTGAGGGGGATCCATGCATCGTCGCCCCCCTCACCCCCCGTGCCCGGCTGGTGGTGGAGCAGATCCAAAACTGCCCTTTCCAGGGTGCCTGCCGGGCGTTGTCCATGGAGGCCCGCTGTCTGGACCTCATCGTGGAAATGATCGTTGCCCTCAGCCCCGCCCCATTACTTTCCAGCCGCCGCCTCACCTCTCAGGACCAGGAGCGCATTTACGCAGCTGCTGAACTCCTGCGCAAATCGCTGGAGGCACCTCCCACGCTCATGGAGCTGGCCACCCGAGTTTCCTTGAGCGAGTCCAAGCTGAAGTCCGGCTTTCATCAGGTTTTTGGAACTACCACTTTTGGTTATCTCCGCCAGCAGCGGCTGGAAAAAGCGCGGCTGCTGCTGGAGCGGGGGGATTGTACCATTCTGGATGCCTCCCATATGGTCGGCATTAGCAATCCCAGCCACTTTGCCACCCTGTTCAAGCAGCAGTTCGGCATGAATCCGAAGCAGTTTCAACTGAACGCCACGCGGCAGAAATAA